One segment of Vibrio gazogenes DNA contains the following:
- the dinB gene encoding DNA polymerase IV: MTNKIIHIDLDCYYAAVEARDDPSLRGIPLAIGGSQFGRGVLSTCSYEARQYGIRSAMPTAHALRLCPHLTVISGNMEKYKAVSQQIREIFTRYTDVIEPLSLDEAYLDVTHTKLFQGSATLIAQDIRKTIESELNLTASAGVAPIKFVAKVASDINKPNGICVIPPSELHSFIEVLDLGKIPGVGKVTLEKLHKLGLFYGKDVKAYEHHLLVKHFGRFGQTLWDRCHGIDKRTVDVSRVRKSVGVERTFSADIYTEAECLAVIDRLYPDLVTRLEKVSPEKEIIRQGIKLKFDDFKQTTVEHKQQTLDKDFFTALLRDALLRQQSRGIRLIGLSVGLNVEQSEKEQMSFDW, encoded by the coding sequence ATGACGAATAAAATCATTCACATAGATCTTGATTGTTATTATGCAGCGGTTGAAGCGCGAGATGATCCCAGCCTGAGAGGTATTCCATTGGCTATCGGAGGGTCTCAGTTTGGACGCGGGGTTCTCTCTACTTGTAGTTATGAAGCGCGTCAATATGGTATTCGTTCAGCAATGCCAACTGCTCATGCACTCAGATTATGTCCGCATCTGACGGTGATTTCTGGAAACATGGAGAAATACAAAGCGGTTTCTCAGCAAATCCGTGAAATCTTTACCCGATATACCGATGTGATTGAACCACTGTCTTTAGATGAAGCCTATCTGGATGTAACACATACCAAGTTGTTTCAAGGCTCTGCGACGTTGATTGCTCAAGATATCAGAAAGACCATTGAATCTGAGCTGAATTTAACCGCGAGTGCAGGGGTTGCCCCGATTAAATTCGTTGCGAAAGTGGCTTCAGATATCAATAAACCAAATGGGATTTGTGTCATTCCTCCGAGCGAGTTGCATTCTTTTATTGAAGTGTTGGATCTGGGGAAAATTCCCGGCGTAGGAAAAGTCACATTAGAAAAACTACACAAGTTAGGTCTGTTTTATGGCAAGGATGTCAAAGCATATGAACATCATCTGCTGGTCAAACATTTTGGCCGGTTTGGTCAAACGCTATGGGACAGATGCCACGGCATCGATAAGAGAACCGTTGACGTTTCCAGAGTGAGAAAATCCGTCGGTGTTGAAAGGACATTTAGTGCAGATATTTATACGGAAGCAGAATGCTTAGCGGTGATTGACCGACTATATCCAGACTTAGTCACTCGACTCGAAAAAGTATCCCCGGAAAAGGAAATCATCCGCCAAGGGATAAAGTTGAAGTTTGATGATTTTAAGCAAACGACAGTTGAGCATAAACAACAGACATTAGATAAAGACTTTTTCACTGCATTATTGCGAGATGCATTGTTGAGACAACAAAGTCGAGGGATTCGTCTTATCGGTCTGTCAGTTGGACTGAATGTCGAGCAAAGTGAAAAAGAGCAGATGAGTTTTGATTGGTAA
- a CDS encoding DMT family transporter codes for MKSNSIIKAVVLLIICTFFWGSSFPVGKHALGEVHALTLVFWRFIIAASCLAVYLKVKRMPAMHLSVFQWSWVISVSIIGVGGLNLGLFTGLATTNATNGSLIMALSPLMTSLIASVAQRTLPSFVQCLSLLVSLAGVLMVLTNGHFDTLLSMQINHGDQLIFGGMFAWSLYTYFSQGISRWMPMIPYTFIGMLSGASVIGIMCLISPEVSPFTELWKSSALGISEIVYIGVFGTVAGYLLWLNGVRQLGSADAALFFNFVPIFSVLTSFMFGQAVTQLQLLGIVIVITGLLLPRIRLLKRGSKPCSEF; via the coding sequence ATGAAATCTAATTCAATCATAAAAGCGGTTGTCCTTCTCATTATCTGTACCTTCTTTTGGGGCAGCAGCTTTCCCGTAGGTAAACATGCGTTAGGTGAGGTGCATGCTCTCACTTTAGTGTTCTGGCGCTTTATTATTGCCGCTTCATGTCTGGCGGTGTATCTCAAGGTTAAACGTATGCCAGCAATGCACTTGAGTGTATTTCAGTGGAGTTGGGTTATTTCGGTTAGTATTATCGGGGTTGGTGGCCTCAATCTTGGTCTGTTTACCGGTCTGGCAACCACCAATGCGACCAACGGTTCACTCATTATGGCGCTTAGCCCATTGATGACATCTCTCATTGCGAGTGTAGCACAGCGTACTTTACCGTCTTTTGTACAATGCTTAAGTCTGCTAGTCAGTTTGGCCGGGGTATTGATGGTGCTCACCAATGGGCATTTTGACACGTTACTCTCCATGCAGATCAATCACGGTGATCAGTTGATCTTTGGTGGAATGTTTGCTTGGAGTCTTTATACATATTTTAGTCAGGGGATTAGTCGCTGGATGCCTATGATTCCCTATACCTTTATCGGTATGTTGAGCGGCGCTTCGGTGATTGGCATTATGTGTCTGATATCTCCGGAAGTGTCTCCGTTTACTGAATTGTGGAAGAGTTCAGCATTGGGGATCTCGGAAATCGTTTATATTGGTGTGTTTGGCACAGTTGCGGGTTATCTACTGTGGTTAAACGGCGTACGTCAGCTTGGCTCTGCGGATGCTGCACTGTTTTTCAACTTTGTTCCGATCTTTTCTGTGCTCACTTCGTTTATGTTTGGTCAAGCTGTGACTCAGTTACAGTTACTCGGGATTGTGATTGTGATTACCGGTTTGTTACTGCCACGAATTCGGTTGTTGAAACGCGGGTCTAAACCTTGCTCTGAATTTTAA
- a CDS encoding LysR family transcriptional regulator produces the protein MKPSYSLDDLRCFCTVARAGSFKDAAQSLGMPLSTLSRRIRQLETDLQLRLLNRDAHRVSLTSTGEQYFQRSAMLFDELNDIDEDLHRDKYQPQGKIRISAPINAGSQFLRDIFYDFLLQYPDIQLDLSFSNSLIDIEAEGMDVVFRVGNPIVDNWIARPLKHIHFILCSHSDYDISDITTPERLCGHPTIICRPIIPWQLVHKESHETFDYHPQKGVRLEVDEILTLVHAITAGVGIGYVPDYFALPMIAQGEINHVLPDWRSQTRTLFMLYRDRDNLPMRVRLFIEFVIKHFDERTH, from the coding sequence ATGAAACCTAGCTATTCGTTAGACGACCTGCGCTGTTTCTGTACTGTGGCACGAGCAGGCAGCTTCAAAGATGCCGCTCAGTCTTTGGGAATGCCCCTCTCCACGTTAAGTCGTCGTATTCGTCAGTTAGAGACGGATTTACAGCTTCGCCTACTCAACCGAGACGCTCACCGAGTGTCGCTGACTAGCACCGGTGAACAGTATTTTCAGCGCTCCGCCATGCTGTTTGATGAACTCAATGATATTGACGAAGATCTACATCGGGATAAATATCAGCCACAGGGAAAAATCCGGATTTCCGCGCCAATCAATGCTGGCTCACAGTTTCTGCGAGACATTTTTTATGATTTTTTACTGCAATATCCAGATATTCAGTTAGATCTGAGTTTTTCCAACTCTCTGATTGATATTGAAGCGGAAGGGATGGATGTGGTGTTTCGAGTCGGAAACCCAATCGTCGACAACTGGATCGCGAGACCGTTAAAGCACATCCACTTTATTTTATGCTCTCATTCCGATTACGATATTTCCGACATAACTACACCAGAAAGGTTGTGTGGTCATCCAACCATCATTTGTCGTCCAATAATACCGTGGCAGTTAGTACACAAAGAAAGTCATGAAACATTTGATTATCACCCGCAGAAAGGAGTCAGACTGGAAGTAGACGAGATTTTGACGCTGGTTCACGCCATTACGGCAGGGGTCGGGATCGGATACGTACCAGATTACTTTGCACTACCGATGATAGCTCAGGGTGAGATCAATCATGTGTTACCTGACTGGCGCAGCCAAACTCGCACACTATTTATGCTATATCGCGATCGTGACAACTTACCCATGCGGGTACGCTTGTTCATCGAATTCGTCATCAAACATTTTGATGAGCGAACTCACTAA
- a CDS encoding PA0069 family radical SAM protein yields the protein MSRDVSGKRFQNRGTMSAIPGRFDVRIVETEDDFHSVSSPDTEVRYEYAKTLITSNQSPDVPFRLSVNPYRGCEHGCIYCFARPTHAYLDLSPGIDFETRLTAKINAPEIFEKELRNPNYQCQPIALGINTDAYQPIEKELKLTQKLLNIAYEYKQPISLITKSSLILRDIDLLQSMASEHLVHVGVSLTTLDNDLSRRLEPRAVPGSVRLKMIRALRERNIPVTVMIAPVIPFINDHEMETLIQASVEAGAERVGYVMLRLPHEVAPLFEDWLNIHFPLRAERVLSHLRSMHGGQLYQGGFGKRMTGSGVYADFIRQRFHLARRKSGGDRRESGILDSSHFRLPPRCGEQIALF from the coding sequence ATGTCACGCGATGTATCAGGGAAACGGTTTCAAAATCGTGGAACGATGTCAGCTATCCCCGGGCGTTTTGACGTCCGTATTGTAGAAACAGAGGATGATTTTCATTCAGTATCTTCACCGGATACTGAGGTTCGCTACGAATACGCAAAGACTTTGATTACATCAAACCAATCACCGGATGTCCCGTTTCGACTTTCAGTGAATCCATATCGAGGCTGTGAACATGGTTGTATCTATTGTTTTGCTCGGCCGACACATGCGTATCTGGATCTTTCTCCCGGCATTGATTTTGAGACACGTCTGACAGCCAAGATCAATGCTCCTGAGATTTTTGAAAAAGAACTCAGAAATCCGAATTATCAGTGCCAACCCATCGCGCTTGGTATTAATACTGATGCCTATCAACCCATAGAAAAAGAGCTAAAGCTTACTCAGAAATTGTTGAATATTGCCTATGAATATAAACAGCCAATTTCGTTGATCACGAAAAGCTCTCTGATTTTGAGAGATATCGACTTATTACAATCGATGGCATCAGAACACCTGGTTCATGTCGGCGTTAGTTTGACGACGCTCGATAATGACTTATCGCGCAGGCTTGAACCAAGAGCCGTTCCTGGATCTGTCCGCTTGAAAATGATTCGTGCGTTGAGGGAGAGAAATATACCAGTGACCGTGATGATCGCACCAGTGATCCCATTTATTAACGATCATGAAATGGAGACTCTCATACAGGCGAGTGTTGAAGCTGGTGCTGAGCGTGTTGGATATGTGATGTTACGTTTGCCTCATGAAGTTGCTCCTTTATTTGAAGATTGGTTAAACATACATTTCCCGCTACGGGCTGAGCGAGTTCTTAGTCATCTTCGTAGTATGCATGGCGGACAGCTTTATCAAGGCGGATTTGGTAAACGAATGACCGGCAGTGGTGTTTATGCTGATTTCATTCGACAACGTTTTCATCTGGCAAGGCGTAAATCTGGGGGCGATCGGCGTGAGTCAGGTATATTAGATAGCAGTCATTTCCGATTACCTCCCCGTTGTGGGGAACAAATCGCGCTATTCTGA
- the nqrM gene encoding (Na+)-NQR maturation NqrM, with translation MSTFLITFAMFVVVITAMAVGYIFQKKMVSGSCGGLGAVGIEKVCNCPEPCDARKKREAKAVARADRLAEWNKDRIV, from the coding sequence ATGAGTACTTTCCTAATCACTTTTGCAATGTTTGTTGTTGTGATTACAGCGATGGCGGTTGGATATATATTCCAAAAGAAAATGGTGAGTGGTAGCTGTGGTGGTCTGGGGGCTGTCGGTATTGAAAAAGTCTGCAACTGTCCAGAGCCTTGTGATGCTCGCAAGAAGCGTGAAGCCAAAGCGGTGGCTAGAGCTGATCGTTTAGCTGAATGGAACAAAGACCGTATTGTTTAA
- the nqrF gene encoding NADH:ubiquinone reductase (Na(+)-transporting) subunit F, translated as MDIILGVVMFTLIVLVLVLVILFAKSKLVPTGDITILINDDPEKAIVTSPGGKLLGALAGSGIFVSSACGGGGSCGQCKVRVKSGGGDILPTELSHISKGEAREGERLACQVSVKADMEIELPEEIFGVKKWDCTVISNDNKATFIKELKLQIPDGESVPFRAGGYIQIEAPAHHIKYSDFDVPEEYRSDWEKFNLFRYESKVDEDIIRAYSMANYPEEFGIVMLNVRIATPPPNNPNVPPGQMSSYIWSLKEGDKVTISGPFGEFFAKDTDAEMVFIGGGAGMAPMRSHIFDQLKRLKSQRKISFWYGARSKREMFYVEDFDALQEDNDNFKWFCALSDPLPEDNWDGYTGFIHNVLYENYLKEHEAPEDCEYYMCGPPVMNAAVINMLKELGVEEENILLDDFGG; from the coding sequence ATGGACATTATTCTTGGTGTAGTGATGTTTACTCTGATTGTACTGGTTTTAGTTTTGGTGATTCTATTCGCCAAATCTAAGCTTGTTCCAACAGGTGACATTACGATTCTAATTAATGACGATCCTGAGAAAGCGATCGTCACGAGCCCGGGTGGTAAACTTCTGGGCGCACTGGCGGGATCTGGTATTTTCGTATCATCCGCTTGTGGTGGTGGTGGCTCTTGTGGCCAGTGCAAAGTAAGAGTTAAATCCGGTGGTGGTGACATTCTTCCTACAGAATTAAGCCATATTTCCAAAGGCGAAGCTCGTGAAGGTGAGCGTCTGGCATGTCAGGTTTCCGTAAAAGCAGATATGGAAATTGAATTACCGGAAGAGATCTTTGGGGTGAAAAAATGGGACTGTACTGTTATCTCTAATGATAACAAAGCGACTTTTATTAAGGAGCTGAAGTTACAAATCCCTGATGGTGAATCTGTACCGTTCCGTGCGGGTGGATATATCCAGATTGAAGCGCCAGCGCACCATATTAAGTACTCAGATTTTGATGTTCCTGAAGAGTATCGCTCTGACTGGGAAAAATTTAATCTGTTCCGTTACGAGTCGAAAGTTGACGAAGACATCATTCGGGCATATTCGATGGCAAACTACCCTGAAGAATTTGGCATTGTTATGCTGAATGTTCGGATTGCAACGCCGCCACCGAATAATCCAAATGTACCGCCAGGTCAAATGTCATCTTATATCTGGTCTCTGAAAGAGGGAGATAAAGTTACAATTTCTGGTCCATTTGGTGAGTTCTTTGCCAAAGATACCGACGCAGAAATGGTCTTTATCGGTGGTGGTGCAGGTATGGCACCAATGCGTTCACATATCTTTGATCAGCTGAAACGCCTGAAGTCTCAGCGTAAGATCAGTTTCTGGTATGGTGCACGTTCGAAGCGTGAAATGTTCTATGTAGAAGATTTTGATGCTTTACAAGAAGATAACGACAACTTTAAGTGGTTCTGTGCGCTGTCCGATCCATTACCAGAAGATAATTGGGATGGTTATACCGGCTTTATTCATAATGTTCTGTATGAGAACTATCTGAAGGAGCATGAAGCACCTGAAGATTGTGAATACTACATGTGTGGGCCACCAGTGATGAATGCTGCTGTCATTAACATGCTGAAAGAGCTGGGTGTCGAAGAAGAAAATATTCTTCTTGATGACTTTGGCGGTTAA
- the nqrE gene encoding NADH:ubiquinone reductase (Na(+)-transporting) subunit E, whose product MEHYISLLVRSIFLENMALAFFLGMCTFLAVSKQVKTAFGLGIAVTVVLTISVPVNNLVYNLVLKENALVDGIDLTFLSFITFIGVIAALVQILEMVLDRFFPPLYNALGIFLPLITVNCAIFGGVSFMVQREYDFAESIVYGFGSGAGWMLAIVALAGIREKMKYSDVPPGLRGLGITFITVGLMALGFMSFSGVQL is encoded by the coding sequence ATGGAACATTATATTAGTTTACTCGTACGATCCATTTTCCTGGAAAACATGGCGCTGGCTTTCTTTCTGGGGATGTGTACGTTTCTGGCTGTTTCAAAACAAGTCAAAACAGCATTTGGCTTGGGAATTGCCGTTACGGTTGTGTTAACCATTTCCGTGCCAGTCAATAACTTGGTTTATAACCTTGTTTTGAAAGAAAATGCACTGGTTGATGGTATTGATCTGACTTTCCTGAGCTTCATCACTTTCATCGGGGTAATCGCGGCGTTAGTACAGATTCTGGAAATGGTTCTTGACCGTTTCTTCCCACCTTTATATAACGCACTGGGTATCTTCTTACCGCTCATTACGGTGAACTGTGCGATCTTTGGTGGTGTATCGTTTATGGTACAACGCGAATATGATTTTGCTGAGTCAATTGTTTATGGTTTTGGCTCCGGTGCTGGTTGGATGCTTGCGATCGTTGCGCTTGCAGGTATCCGTGAGAAGATGAAATATTCTGACGTTCCTCCCGGGTTACGTGGTCTTGGTATCACGTTTATCACGGTCGGTTTGATGGCGTTAGGCTTTATGTCATTCTCTGGTGTTCAACTGTAA
- a CDS encoding NADH:ubiquinone reductase (Na(+)-transporting) subunit D, translated as MSTVKDLKKSLLGPVLDNNPIALQVLGVCSALAVTTKLETAFVMTLAVMFVTALSNFFVSLIRNHIPNSVRIIVQMAIIASLVIVVDQVLKAYLYEISKQLSVFVGLIITNCIVMGRAEAFAMKEAPIPSLIDGIANGLGYGFVLISVGFFRELFGSGKIFGMEVLPLVNNGGWYQPNGLMLLAPSAFFLIGFLIWGIRVFKPEQVEAKE; from the coding sequence ATGTCTACTGTGAAAGATCTGAAAAAGAGTCTGTTAGGACCGGTGTTGGACAACAACCCAATTGCACTGCAGGTTCTTGGCGTATGTTCCGCACTAGCGGTCACAACGAAGCTTGAAACAGCATTTGTTATGACGTTGGCGGTCATGTTTGTAACCGCGCTTTCTAACTTTTTCGTTTCATTGATTCGTAATCACATTCCTAACAGTGTGCGTATCATTGTCCAGATGGCAATTATTGCTTCGTTGGTAATTGTGGTTGACCAGGTTTTGAAAGCATACCTTTATGAGATTTCCAAACAACTTTCAGTTTTTGTTGGCTTGATCATCACGAACTGTATTGTTATGGGACGAGCTGAAGCATTTGCGATGAAAGAAGCTCCAATTCCTTCTTTAATTGACGGAATTGCAAATGGTCTGGGTTATGGTTTTGTCCTGATCAGCGTTGGTTTCTTCCGTGAGTTGTTTGGCTCGGGTAAAATCTTTGGGATGGAAGTTCTGCCATTAGTGAATAATGGTGGTTGGTATCAACCAAACGGTTTGATGCTACTTGCTCCATCTGCATTCTTCTTGATTGGCTTCTTGATTTGGGGCATCCGTGTATTCAAACCAGAACAAGTGGAAGCGAAGGAGTAA
- a CDS encoding Na(+)-translocating NADH-quinone reductase subunit C, translating into MANNNDSIKKTLFVVIVLSLVCSIIVSTAAVGLRSKQQINAVLDKQEKILEVSGVDMSSGSIKELYTQYIETKLVDFKTGEFVEKTPEGQTASDYDQRAASKDESQSLKLTTSEDPAQIRYRADYGLVYLVKQGGKIQRLILPIHGKGLWSMMYAFVAVETDGNTVDGIIYYEQGETPGLGGEVENPNWRKQFVGKKLYDENHKPAIKIVKGGAPAGSIHGVDALSGATLTSAGVQHQFDFWLGDKGFGPFLAKVRDGGLN; encoded by the coding sequence ATGGCAAACAATAACGATAGCATTAAGAAAACGTTGTTTGTTGTTATCGTATTGAGCTTAGTGTGCTCAATCATCGTTTCAACGGCAGCTGTAGGGTTGCGTAGTAAGCAACAAATAAATGCAGTTTTGGATAAGCAGGAAAAGATTCTGGAAGTCTCCGGTGTTGATATGTCATCCGGTAGTATCAAAGAACTTTATACGCAATATATCGAAACGAAACTGGTCGATTTTAAAACCGGTGAATTTGTTGAGAAGACTCCTGAGGGGCAAACCGCGTCTGACTATGATCAACGTGCAGCTTCAAAAGATGAATCACAATCTCTGAAACTGACTACATCTGAAGACCCGGCACAAATTCGTTATAGAGCGGATTATGGTTTGGTCTATCTTGTGAAGCAGGGTGGCAAAATTCAACGTTTGATCCTGCCAATTCATGGTAAGGGGCTATGGTCAATGATGTATGCCTTTGTCGCAGTAGAGACAGATGGTAATACGGTTGATGGCATCATTTACTATGAGCAAGGTGAAACCCCTGGGCTCGGTGGTGAAGTGGAAAACCCAAACTGGCGTAAACAGTTTGTTGGTAAGAAGCTTTATGATGAAAATCACAAACCAGCAATTAAGATCGTCAAAGGTGGTGCACCTGCAGGATCGATACATGGCGTTGATGCACTGTCAGGTGCAACTCTGACCAGTGCAGGCGTCCAGCATCAATTTGACTTCTGGCTGGGTGATAAGGGCTTTGGTCCATTCCTGGCAAAAGTCCGTGACGGAGGTCTGAACTAA